One Panicum virgatum strain AP13 chromosome 3N, P.virgatum_v5, whole genome shotgun sequence DNA segment encodes these proteins:
- the LOC120664694 gene encoding 60S ribosomal protein L35a-1-like, with translation MVKGRQGQRVRMYVRGTILGYKRSKSNQYENTSLLQIEGVSTKEDVAWYGGKRIAYVYKAKTKSDGTSIRCIWGKVTRPHGNSGVVRAKFRSNLPPNSMGKKVRVFMYPSSI, from the exons atGGTGAAGGGACGCCAAGGCCAGCGCGTCAG GATGTACGTGCGGGGCACGATCCTGGGCTACAAGCGGTCCAAGTCGAACCAGTACGAGAACACGTCGCTGCTGCAGATCGAGGGCGTCAGCACCAAGGAGGATGTGGCGTGGTACGGCGGCAAGCGGATCGCCTACGTCTACAAGGCTAAGACCAAGAGCGACGGCACCAGCATCCGGTGCATCTGGGGCAAGGTGACGCGCCCGCACGGCAACTCCGGCGTCGTGCGCGCCAAGTTCCGGTCCAACCTCCCGCCCAACTCCATG GGTAAGAAGGTCCGCGTCTTCATGTATCCCAGCAGTATCTAA
- the LOC120664696 gene encoding glutamate synthase 2 [NADH], chloroplastic-like, whose protein sequence is MPAAQGLALKLRAAPPAATGRKPHRDRTTVRAAAYGGALQHRRCGGCMSLDGGPFLRGAPLPAAQQRARALPWAERAARRHERVVASAAGVRSMSKIPESSIGLYDPSFERDSCGVGFIAELSGDPSRKTIDDAIEMLERMSHRGACGCEKNTGDGAGILVALPHAFFSEVTKDAGFELPPLGEYAVGMLFMPTDEKRREKSKLVFHEIAESLGHDVFGWRQVPTDNSDLGELALDTEPVIEQVFVSKSTYSKADFEQQMYILRRLSIKSIREALGLQRGGTKDFYMCSLSSRTVVYKGQLKPTQLKGYFFADLCDRSFTSYMALVHSRFSTNTFPSWDRAQPMRVLGHNGEINTLRGNKNWMKAREGLLKCKELGLSRDEMSKLLPIVDATSSDSGAFDNVLELLIRSGRSLPEAVMMMIPEAWHNDINMDPERKALYEYFSALMEPWDGPALVSFTDGRYLGATLDRNGLRPGRFYVTYSGRVIMASEVGVVDIPNEDVMRKGRLNPGMMLLVDFENHCIVDDDALKKQYSRAHPYGEWLNRQKIELVDVIDSVPETERIGPRIGALPQKNENKEAVGIHGILVPLKAFGYTLETLEMLLLPMAKSGVEALGSMGNDTPLAVMSNREKLTYDYFKQMFAQVTNPPIDPIREKIVTSMECMIGPEGDLSETTEHQCHRLKLEGPLLHIDEMEAIKKMNFRGWRSKVLDITYPKKYGRKGLEQTLDKLCAQACEAIHEGYTILVLSDRGFSPHRVPVSPLLAVGAVHQHLVSNLERTRIGLLVDSAEPREVHHFCTLIGFGADAICPYLAIEAIWRLQIDGKIAPKDDGQPYPQEELINKYFYASNYGIMKVLAKMGISTLASYKGAQIFEALGLASEVSSKCFEGTPNRVEGATFEMLAQDALDLHELAFPSRTLPPGSAEENAIPNPGDYHWKNGGEVHLNDPFSIAKLQEAARLDSREAYKEYSRRTQELNKSCTLRGMLKFREIPVRIPLDEVEPASEIVKRFCTGAMSYGSISWEAHTTLAKAMNIMRGKSNTGEGGEQPSRMEPLADGSMNPMMSAIKQVASGRFGVSIYYLTNSIELQIKMAQGAKPGEGGELPGHKVIGDIAVTRHSTAGVGLISPPPHHDIYSIEDLAQLIYDLKNSNPGARISVKLVSEAGVGVVASGVVKGHADHVLISGHDGGTGASRWTGIKNAGLPWELGLAETHQTLVANGLRGRVVLQTDGQLKVGRDVVIACLLGAEEFGFSTAPLIVLGCIMMRKCHTNTCPVGIATQDPVLREKFAGKPEHIINFFFMLAEEVREIMSQLGFHTVNEMVGRSDMLEVDLDVLKGNEKLQNIDLSLILKPAAEISTEAVQYCVEKQDHGLDMALDNKLIASSRAALEKGFRVFIETPVRNTNRAVGTMLSHEVTKLYRMAGLPPDTIHVKLNGSAGQSFGAFLCPGITLELEGDSNDYVGKGLSGGKIVVYPPRNSQFVPQENIVIGNVALYGSTKGEAYFNGMAAERFCVRNSGAQAVVEGIGDHGCEYMTGGTVVILGKTGRNFAAGMSGGIAYVYDVDGMFSTRCNRELVDLYSVVEEDDIITLRMMIEQHRLNTGSVLAKDILSNFEDILPKFVKVFPRDYKRVLENMKVEKVVKEAEQKVRKAGLGKKAGEVIKAPNGISVITKKMKDKKSPSRPTQVSNAEKPRGFVTYEREGISYRDVTERVEDWNEVTNGLVPGSLLNTQSARCMSCSTPFCHQENFGAGCPLGNKIPEFNELVYQNRWHEALYRLLETNNFPEFTGRVCPAPCEGSCVLGIIENPVSIKSIECAIIDKGFKEGWMVPRPPLQRTGKRVAIVGSGPAGLAAADQLNKMGHLVTVFERADRIGGLMMYGVPNMKADKVGIVERRVKLMAEEGITFVVNAYVGTDPRYSIERLRSESDAVILACGATRPRDLRIPGRELSGIHFAMDFLHSNTKSLLDSNLKDGNYISARGRKVVVIGGGDTGTDCIGTSIRHRCSNLVNLELLPEPPRERAPDNPWPQYPRIFRIDYGHQEAASKFGKDPRNYQILTKRFIGDKNGKVTALEVVRVEWGKVNGRFQFKEIEGSQEIIEADLVLLAMGFLGPETDIAKKLGLDQDERSNFKAQFGNFATNVEGVFAAGDCRRGQSLVVWAISEGREAAAAVDKYLSREKMNAAEDVAAPSPSEGLVQPVTA, encoded by the exons ATGCCCGCGGCGCAGGGCCTCGCTCTCAAGCTCCGCGCGGCCCCGCCAGCGGCGACGGGTCGCAAGCCTCATCGTGACCGGACGACGGTGAGGGCGGCGGCGTATGGCGGGGCGCTGCAGCACCGCCGCTGCGGCGGTTGCATGTCGCTGGACGGCGGGCCGTTTCTTCGCGGCGCGccgctccccgcggcccagcagcgCGCGCGGGCCTTGCCGTGGGCtgagcgagcggcgcggcgccatGAAAGGGTGGtagcgtcggcggcgggcgtcAGGTCCATGTCCAAGATACCGGAGAGCAGCATTGGGCTCTACGACCCGTCCTTCGAGCGCGACTCCTGCGGCGTCGGCTTCATCGCCGAGCTCTCCGGCGACCCCAGCCGCAAAACC ATCGACGATGCCATCGAGATGCTCGAGAGAATGTCCCACCGTGGCGCCTGTGGCTGCGAGAAGAACACTGGGGATGGTGCCGGCATCCTTGTTGCACTACCGCATGCCTTTTTCAGCGAG GTAACCAAGGACGCCGGTTTTGAGCTTCCACCGCTAGGTGAGTACGCCGTAGGGATGTTATTCATGCCCACAGATGAGAAGCGCCGTGAGAAGAGCAAGCTTGTGTTCCATGAG ATAGCGGAGTCACTGGGACATGATGTTTTTGGGTGGCGTCAGGTTCCCACTGACAACTCGGACTTGGGCGAATTAGCACTCGACACTGAACCAGTGATTGAACAAGTGTTTGTATCCAAGAGCACATACTCCAAGGCTGATTTTGAGCAGCAG ATGTACATCCTACGTAGACTCTCGATCAAGTCCATCCGTGAAGCTTTAGGTCTCCAGCGTGGAGGAACAAAGGATTTCTATATGTGCTCACTATCTTCAAG GACTGTAGTTTACAAGGGTCAGCTGAAGCCGACTCAACTGAAGGGGTACTTCTTTGCTGACTTATGTGACCGAAGCTTCACAAGTTACATGGCTCTG GTGCACTCAAGATTCTCTACGAACACCTTCCCCAGCTGGGATCGTGCACAGCCAATGCGTGTTTTGGGACATAATGGCGAGATCAATACCCTTAGAGGGAACAAGAACTG GATGAAAGCGCGTGAAGGCCTTTTGAAGTGCAAGGAACTTGGTCTATCAAGGGATGAAATGTCAAAACTTCTGCCTATAGTGGATGCTACCTCTTCAGATTCAG GTGCATTTGATAATGTTCTCGAGCTCCTCATACGATCTGGAAGAAGCTTGCCAGAGgctgtgatgatgatgatccccGAGGCATGGCACAATGATATAAACATGGACCCTGAGAGAAAAGCCTTATATGAATATTTTTCAGCCCTTATGGAGCCTTGGGACGGACCAGCTCTAGTATCat TCACTGATGGTCGTTATCTTGGTGCTACCCTGGATCGTAATGGCTTGAGGCCGGGCCGTTTTTATGTGACATACAGTGGCCGCGTGATCATGGCTAGCGAAGTTGGTGTGGTTGATATCCCAAATGAGGATGTGATGAGAAAGGGCAGGCTAAACCCTGGTATGATGCTTTTAGTTGATTTTGAGAACCACTGCATCGTGGATGATGATGCACTGAAGAAACAGTACTCCAGAGCACACCCGTATGGGGAGTGGCTGAACAGACAAAAGATAGAACTTGTGGATGTAATAGACTCTGTACCTGAAACTGAGAGAATTGGTCCTAGGATTGGTGCGCTTCCA CAAAAGAATGAGAACAAGGAAGCTGTTGGTATCCATGGAATTTTGGTTCCACTAAAAGCCTTTGG GTATACATTAGAAACCCTGGAAATGCTGTTGCTCCCGATGGCCAAAAGTGGAGTAGAAGCTCTAGGATCTATGGGAAATGACACCCCCCTTGCCGTGATGTCAAATAGAGAGAAGCTGACCTATGACTACTTCAAGCAGATGTTTGCTCAGGTTACTAATCCACCAATTGATCCAATTAGAGAAAAAATTGTCACGTCCATGGAGTGTATGATTGGTCCAGAAGGTGATTTATCTGAAACAACAGAACATCAGTGCCATCGCCTGAAACTTGAAGGTCCTTTACTGCATATCGATGAAATGGAAGCTATTAAAAAGATGAACTTTCGTGGTTGGCGCAGCAAGGTGCTTGACATAACTTATCCCAAAAAGTATGGCAGGAAGGGTTTAGAACAGACTTTGGATAAACTTTGTGCTCAAGCGTGTGAAGCTATTCATGAGGGATACACTATTTTAGTTCTCTCTGACAGAG GTTTCTCTCCGCACCGTGTACCTGTCAGTCCCCTACTGGCAGTTGGAGCTGTTCATCAGCATCTTGTATCAAATCTTGAGAGGACACGCATAGGTTTGCTTGTTGATTCTGCTGAACCTCGTGAAGTACACCATTTCTGTACCCTTATCGGGTTTGGTGCAGATGCCATATGCCCTTATTTGGCTATAGAAGCCATATGGCGGTTACAGATTGATGGGAAGATAGCTCCTAAAGATGATGGGCAGCCGTATCCACAAGAAGAACTCATTAACAAGTATTTCTACGCTTCTAACTATGGAATAATGAAGGTTCTTGCAAAGATGGGGATATCCACCCTGGCCTCGTACAAAGGTGCTCAGATTTTTGAGGCCCTTGGTCTTGCTTCAGAAGTGTCCAGCAAGTGTTTTGAAGGCACCCCTAATAGAGTGGAGGGTGCGACATTTGAAATGCTTGCACAAGATGCACTTGATCTCCATGAGTTGGCGTTCCCATCAAGAACTTTACCACCTGGAAGTGCAGAAGAAAACGCTATTCCCAACCCTGGGGATTACCACTGGAAGAATGGTGGAGAAGTACACCTTAACGATCCGTTTTCAATTGCAAAATTACAAGAAGCAGCTAGACTTGACAGCAGGGAAGCATACAAAGAATATTCTAGACGTACTCAGGAGCTGAATAAGTCCTGTACTCTGCGTGGTATGCTCAAGTTTAGAGAAATTCCAGTCAGGATTCCCTTGGACGAGGTTGAACCTGCAAGTGAGATAGTGAAGCGATTTTGTACTGGAGCAATGAGTTATGGATCCATTTCCTGGGAAGCTCACACAACCCTAGCCAAGGCTATGAACATTATGAGAGGAAAATCTAATACAG gcGAGGGAGGGGAACAACCATCTCGCATGGAGCCTCTTGCTGATGGTTCGATGAATCCAATGATGAGTGCAATCAAACAGGTTGCAAGTGGAAGATTTGGAGTTTCTATCTATTATCTGACAAATTCTATAGAGCTTCAGATAAAAATGGCTCAG GGTGCTAAACCTGGTGAAGGTGGTGAACTCCCAGGACACAAGGTTATCGGTGACATTGCAGTTACAAGACATTCTACAGCTGGGGTGGGACTCATTAGCCCACCTCCTCATCATGATATATATTCCATTGAAGATCTTGCACAACTGATCTATGACCTTAAG AATTCAAACCCAGGGGCCAGAATCAGTGTCAAACTAGTCTCTGAGGCTGGTGTAGGAGTTGTCGCTAGTGGTGTTGTGAAAGGACATGCAGACCATGTTCTTATCTCTGGACATGATGGAGGCACGGGAGCTTCTAGATGGACAGGAATTAAAAATGCTGGACTTCCTTGGGAGCTTGGATTAGCTGAGACACATCAGACTCTAGTGGCAAATGGGCTTCGTGGGCGAGTTGTTCTTCAGACAGATGGACAATTGAAAGTTGGTAGAGATGTTGTCATTGCTTGTTTACTTGGGGCCGAGGAATTTGGATTTAGCACAGCCCCACTAATTGTACTTGGTTGCATTATGATGAGGAAGTGTCATACTAACACTTGTCCAGTTGGTATTGCTACACAAGATCCAGTGCTCAGAGAAAAGTTTGCAGGAAAGCCAGAGCATATCATAAACTTCTTCTTCATGCTTGCCGAGGAGGTACGAGAAATCATGTCTCAGCTTGGTTTCCACACCGTGAATGAAATGGTTGGGCGATCAGATATGCTTGAGGTTGATTTAGATGTACTGAAAGGCAATGAGAAACTTCAGAACATTGATCTCTCACTGATTCTGAAACCAGCTGCTGAGATTAGCACTGAGGCTGTTCAATATTGCGTTGAGAAACAAGATCATGGCCTTGATATGGCATTAGATAACAAACTCATAGCCTCCTCAAGAGCTGCCCTTGAAAAAGGCTTCCGTGTTTTCATTGAGACACCAGTCAGAAACACTAATCGAGCTGTTGGCACCATGCTCAGCCATGAAGTGACAAAGCTGTATCGTATGGCTGGACTGCCTCCAGATACCATCCATGTTAAACTCAATGGGAGTGCTGGCCAAAGTTTTGGTGCTTTTCTTTGTCCTGGAATCACTCTCGAGCTTGAAGGAGACAGCAATGATTATGTTGGTAAAGGATTATCTGGCGGGAAGATTGTTGTGTACCCACCCAGAAACAGTCAATTTGTCCCGCAGGAAAATATTGTCATTGGCAATGTGGCTCTATATGGTTCTACCAAGGGAGAAGCATATTTTAATGGTATGGCAGCAGAAAGGTTTTGTGTCCGCAATTCAGGTGCTCAAGCAGTAGTTGAAGGAATCGGCGATCATGGATGTGAGTACATGACAGGAGGCACTGTTGTTATTCTGGGAAAAACTGGTAGAAACTTTGCTGCTGGCATGAGTGGGGGTATTGCTTATGTTTATGATGTGGACGGGATGTTCAGTACACGTTGCAATCGTGAGTTAGTTGACCTGTATAGTGTAGTCGAAGAGGATGACATTATAACACTGAGGATGATGATAGAACAGCATCGACTCAACACAGGAAGTGTTTTGGCCAAAGATATACTCTCTAATTTTGAGGATATTCTTCCAAAATTTGTAAAGGTATTTCCAAGAGATTACAAGCGGGTTTTAGAAAATATGAAGGTTGAAAAGGTTGTCAAAGAAGCAGAGCAAAAGGTGAGAAAAGCAGGGTTGGGTAAGAAGGCAGGTGAAGTGATTAAGGCTCCAAACGGCATTTCAGTAATTACGAAG AAAATGAAGGACAAAAAGTCACCTAGCCGACCAACACAAGTTTCCAATGCTGAAAAACCTCGAGGTTTTGTAACATATGAGAGAGAGGGGATTTCTTATAGAGATGTAACTGAACGTGTTGAGGATTGGAATGAAGTTACAAATGGATTGGTTCCTGGGTCACTACTAAACACACAATCTGCTCGGTGCATGAGCTGTAGCACTCCTTTCTGTCATCAG GAAAATTTTGGCGCCGGCTGTCCTCTTGGAAATAAGATTCCTGAATTCAATGAATTAGTTTATCAGAACAGATGGCATGAAGCCTTGTACCGCCTACTTGAGACCAACAACTTCCCTGAGTTCACTGGTCGAGTTTGCCCTGCTCCTTGTGAGGGCTCTTGCGTGCTTGGTATTATAGAGAATCCAGTATCTATAAAAAGCATAGAGTGTGCCATCATAGACAAAGGCTTCAAAGAAGGGTGGATGGTACCACGCCCTCCACTTCAGAGAACAGG AAAGAGAGTTGCTATTGTTGGAAGCGGCCCAGCTGGTTTAGCTGCTGCAGATCAACTGAACAAGATGGGCCATCTTGTAACTGTGTTTGAACGTGCAGACCGCATTGGAGGCCTGATGATGTATGGGGTTCCAAACATGAAAGCTGACAAAGTTGGCATCGTTGAGCGCCGTGTAAAATTAATGGCTGAGGAGGGGATTACATTCGTTGTTAATGCCTATGTTGGAACTGATCCTCGGTACTCTATTGAGCGGCTCCGATCAGAAAGTGATGCAGTAATTTTGGCTTGTGGAGCTACAAGGCCAAG AGATCTCCGTATTCCTGGACGTGAACTGTCAGGAATCCATTTTGCTATGGATTTTCTTCATTCCAATACCAAAAGTTTGCTTGACAGCAACTTAAAGGATGGTAACTACATATCAGCTAGAGGGAGAAAGGTGGTTGTAATTGGAGGTGGAGACACAGGCACAGATTGTATTGGGACATCCATTAGGCATCGTTGCAGCAACCTTGTAAATCTTGAACTTCTACCAGAACCACCAAGAGAGAGGGCTCCTGACAATCCGTGGCCACAG TACCCGAGGATCTTCCGAATTGATTATGGGCACCAAGAAGCAGCTAGCAAGTTCGGAAAAGATCCAAGAAATTACCAAATCCTCACCAAACGTTTTATCGGAGACAAAAATGGAAAAGTGACAGCCCTTGAGGTAGTACGTGTTGAATGGGGCAAAGTGAATGGAAGATTTCAATTCAAGGAAATTGAAGGTTCACAAGAAATAATCGAGGCAGATCTTGTCCTCTTAGCTATGGGATTCTTGGGTCCTGAAACG GATATTGCCAAGAAACTGGGTTTAGACCAAGACGAGCGATCAAACTTCAAGGCTCAGTTTGGAAACTTTGCAACAAATGTGGAGGGCGTGTTTGCTGCTGGAGACTGCAGGCGTGGGCAATCACTAGTTGTTTGGGCAATTTCAGAGGGGAGGGAAGCTGCTGCAGCTGTTGACAAGTACCTGTCAAGAGAGAAAATGAATGCTGCTGAGGACGTTGCTGCCCCAAGTCCAAGTGAAGGTCTGGTGCAACCCGTCACGGCATAA